Proteins found in one Legionella pneumophila subsp. pascullei genomic segment:
- a CDS encoding lpg0008 family Dot/Icm T4SS effector, whose protein sequence is MTFTCDELKGLEHPYEVLGNGDALAENREELNKLTNDEKLVLASRLVLECPVNELKDFAHAIEAARMPQDDSDTFHSVLFQAYQVKKRIISLLDPRNKNPHSMILEKEFDGELFNNFNKLAIDVLTNNELAIALRLAETTPPQERSRVSQNINNIFPQSLFAAKVGHAFAVRRDIERLLLGDRPDQFFSSREFKIDSCIEFASLFNVIKDKESSIAGKLALRTSAENRTDVLKKIKGFCTEDSELAIKVQSAFALRRDIDRYLLGDNPEQFFNSRDFSVDLCLEFAILFPELLKEHEQAIGERLATLDAKVRSDISRKLEMINGAAHEQSSPFRMIASAMVPKEEPCLVKPTPVVLPSTEEMTPKQESPTSLRNRNVLFKGQSEEQKKKSSPSEPIASDSEEEEEKSNCWTNFCGLFGK, encoded by the coding sequence ATGACGTTTACTTGCGATGAATTAAAAGGATTAGAGCATCCATATGAAGTACTTGGCAATGGTGACGCACTGGCTGAAAACCGTGAAGAGCTAAATAAATTAACCAATGATGAAAAATTAGTTTTAGCCAGCCGCCTGGTTTTAGAGTGCCCCGTTAATGAATTAAAAGATTTTGCTCATGCGATTGAGGCAGCAAGAATGCCACAAGATGATAGCGATACCTTTCATTCTGTTTTATTTCAAGCTTATCAGGTAAAAAAAAGAATCATTTCCTTGCTTGATCCACGTAATAAAAACCCTCATTCCATGATATTGGAAAAAGAGTTTGATGGTGAGCTATTTAATAATTTTAATAAGTTGGCTATCGATGTATTAACCAACAATGAATTAGCCATTGCATTGAGACTGGCTGAAACTACACCTCCCCAAGAACGTTCACGAGTATCTCAAAATATTAACAATATTTTCCCACAGTCTCTATTTGCCGCTAAAGTAGGTCACGCTTTTGCTGTTCGCAGAGACATAGAGCGATTATTGTTAGGAGACAGGCCTGATCAATTCTTCTCAAGCCGTGAATTCAAGATCGATTCTTGTATCGAATTCGCAAGTTTATTCAATGTAATTAAAGATAAAGAATCTTCAATTGCCGGAAAACTCGCACTGCGAACCTCGGCCGAAAATCGCACCGATGTATTAAAGAAAATTAAAGGTTTCTGTACTGAGGATAGTGAGCTTGCAATAAAAGTTCAATCCGCTTTTGCATTAAGAAGGGATATAGACCGTTATCTGTTAGGCGATAATCCAGAACAATTTTTCAATAGCCGTGATTTTAGCGTTGATTTATGCCTTGAATTTGCAATTTTATTCCCGGAGTTATTAAAAGAGCATGAGCAAGCTATCGGAGAAAGGTTAGCTACACTGGATGCTAAGGTACGTTCAGATATCAGTAGAAAACTCGAAATGATCAATGGAGCAGCTCACGAGCAATCAAGTCCCTTCAGAATGATAGCCAGTGCCATGGTGCCCAAAGAAGAGCCCTGCCTGGTAAAGCCCACACCCGTTGTCTTACCTTCTACCGAGGAAATGACACCAAAGCAAGAATCTCCAACCAGTTTACGCAATAGAAACGTTTTATTTAAAGGACAATCTGAAGAACAAAAGAAGAAAAGCTCTCCGTCAGAACCCATTGCCTCAGATTCTGAAGAGGAAGAAGAAAAAAGTAATTGCTGGACTAATTTTTGCGGATTATTTGGCAAGTAA
- the hfq gene encoding RNA chaperone Hfq, whose product MSKNHLLQDPFLNELRKEKVPVSVFLVNGIKLHGIIDSFDQYVVMLKNSITQMVYKHAISTVVPSRMIKVPAEESSGEEDGTVAD is encoded by the coding sequence ATGTCTAAAAATCATTTACTACAAGACCCTTTCCTAAATGAATTGCGCAAGGAAAAGGTACCTGTTTCAGTGTTCCTGGTCAATGGTATTAAATTGCATGGGATAATCGATTCTTTTGATCAATATGTGGTGATGCTCAAAAACTCCATAACCCAAATGGTTTATAAACATGCCATTTCAACAGTTGTTCCTTCTCGAATGATCAAAGTTCCTGCTGAGGAAAGCTCTGGTGAGGAAGACGGAACTGTGGCAGACTAA
- the hflX gene encoding ribosome rescue GTPase HflX: MFERPQGGERAVLVQLALPGVDADKALTEFEELALSAKAEVLDCVLGARATPDAKYYVGKGKAEEIAHLVNTLDADLVLVNHELSPSQERNLERLFGCRVVDRSGLILDIFAQRARTFEGKLQVELAQLQHLSTRLIRGWTHLERQKGGIGLRGPGETQLETDRRLLRERIRYINKRLEKVRCSRDQNRQARRKASMPTISLVGYTNAGKSTLFNALTGERTYVANQLFATLDPTMRKLELPGSSAAILADTVGFIRDLPHHLVEAFRATLEETQQAELLLHVIDISDPNWRETVFEVQKVLDELKVSDIPVIQVFNKIDLQEGWQPKIDYTEDSCKVWLSATTGAGLDLLKEAIATQLHGTILIEDVVIKPGQAKLRAQLYQLGAVLKESVDENGDWLMKIRITIDQKRRLLS, encoded by the coding sequence GTGTTTGAACGTCCACAAGGCGGTGAGCGCGCTGTTTTAGTGCAGCTGGCTCTCCCCGGAGTTGATGCGGATAAGGCATTGACTGAGTTTGAAGAATTGGCGCTTTCAGCGAAGGCGGAGGTGTTAGATTGTGTATTAGGTGCCCGTGCTACCCCTGATGCTAAATATTATGTAGGGAAAGGTAAGGCTGAGGAAATAGCCCATTTGGTAAATACACTCGATGCGGATTTAGTGCTAGTCAATCATGAGCTCTCCCCATCTCAAGAGCGAAATCTCGAACGATTATTTGGATGTCGAGTGGTGGATAGAAGTGGCTTAATTCTTGATATTTTTGCTCAGAGAGCTCGTACTTTTGAGGGTAAACTTCAAGTTGAACTGGCCCAATTGCAACATTTATCAACAAGGCTTATTCGTGGATGGACCCATTTGGAAAGACAAAAAGGAGGAATTGGTTTAAGAGGCCCAGGAGAAACCCAATTGGAAACGGACCGGCGTTTGTTAAGAGAGCGTATTCGTTACATCAATAAGCGCTTGGAAAAAGTACGCTGCAGTCGTGATCAAAACAGGCAGGCCAGGCGAAAAGCGTCTATGCCTACTATTTCTTTAGTAGGTTACACCAATGCCGGAAAATCCACGTTATTTAATGCGTTAACAGGGGAGCGCACTTATGTGGCTAATCAATTGTTTGCAACGCTGGATCCGACGATGCGCAAACTGGAATTGCCGGGGTCGTCTGCTGCTATTTTAGCTGATACAGTAGGATTTATTCGTGATCTTCCCCATCATTTGGTAGAAGCATTCCGAGCTACTTTGGAGGAAACTCAACAGGCTGAGCTGTTACTACATGTCATTGATATTTCTGACCCAAATTGGCGCGAAACGGTTTTTGAAGTACAAAAGGTATTAGATGAATTGAAAGTTAGTGATATCCCGGTAATTCAGGTGTTTAATAAAATTGATTTGCAGGAAGGTTGGCAGCCAAAAATTGATTATACTGAAGATTCTTGCAAGGTATGGTTATCAGCAACAACAGGAGCTGGTCTGGATCTTTTAAAAGAAGCAATAGCAACTCAATTGCATGGTACGATTTTAATTGAGGATGTTGTAATTAAACCCGGCCAAGCAAAATTACGAGCCCAATTATACCAATTAGGCGCTGTACTTAAAGAGTCTGTAGATGAAAACGGTGATTGGTTAATGAAAATTAGAATAACGATTGATCAAAAACGACGGTTGCTTTCATGA
- a CDS encoding TlpA disulfide reductase family protein, with product MKRLIPTFIYLLILAIAPFSAHAEALLRDTLGHNIPFSSLKGKWVFINYWASWCESCIDEIPEFNRFYKNHKNDTVALYAVNYDALPLPEQKLLIKKFNINYPNLLKDPAQDLQLGDITGVPVTFVFNPKGQLIKKLYGGQTAKTLEKVIERNRNA from the coding sequence ATGAAGCGCTTAATACCTACTTTCATATACCTGCTTATTTTAGCAATTGCGCCCTTCTCTGCTCATGCAGAAGCGCTCTTGAGAGATACCCTTGGTCACAATATTCCTTTTTCATCACTTAAAGGAAAATGGGTTTTTATAAACTATTGGGCAAGCTGGTGTGAAAGCTGCATTGATGAAATCCCTGAGTTTAATCGTTTTTACAAAAATCATAAAAACGATACAGTAGCCCTATACGCCGTCAATTACGATGCTCTGCCTTTACCGGAGCAAAAACTACTAATCAAGAAATTTAATATTAATTATCCTAATTTGTTAAAGGATCCGGCTCAGGATTTACAGTTGGGAGACATCACAGGAGTCCCTGTAACTTTTGTATTTAACCCAAAGGGGCAATTAATTAAAAAATTATACGGAGGACAAACAGCAAAAACATTAGAGAAAGTCATCGAAAGGAATAGGAACGCCTAA
- the cegC1 gene encoding Dot/Icm T4SS effector CegC1, with the protein MNTTEHTELGNGLLMDKIEGNPYLRIDEFGVLHLRLQRFSENNLPEPMELEMSAGEIIAMAGDYFTQANWTMDLDLPKCEFFNSPIELGKHLIRKPIDPKEESALITAYNNLAAPDVTRKEIDRIYSINNANYVPFSPTLNFYAQQLMYYFRVKDYGEMLVRNQTHFTPWSIRVYILGHAIALRYARLSYELKQLATDKNYQSDNPDLSTLKISLQNKNQPLSSNTLLDLANRYHAQAYSIELFTFHYYSDHFATGHMSMIGDLRVVLKERFGIWGNILANNLHDEVNRVGVYTVRPYDPTPNTTEAPSRARGDGKFDTCLNQFNRLACLNGMTASLKDINQVLSGSEIPEQKDFGGLVHMPDVDFNSRQHQPLLVLSKGKVYYRNNLSKIEILSPTEYEQLRQNPEKHGYKELTNKWAAFKLVTKLRLFPYLYDGSVMPVSDERLAEIIADEKRRNPQRAPIPTPTCLPENEPTVFDWRTKASWRNNKDSLDILDGLKKHSILGAKQAPSAIQEEEEVQLNLGV; encoded by the coding sequence ATGAACACAACGGAACATACAGAGCTGGGCAATGGTTTGCTCATGGATAAAATCGAAGGCAATCCTTACTTACGAATAGATGAGTTTGGTGTGCTCCATCTGCGACTCCAACGATTCAGTGAAAACAACCTGCCTGAACCAATGGAGTTAGAGATGTCCGCTGGCGAAATTATTGCCATGGCGGGTGATTATTTTACTCAGGCTAATTGGACTATGGATTTGGATCTACCCAAATGCGAGTTCTTTAATTCCCCGATAGAATTGGGAAAACACCTCATTCGCAAGCCTATAGATCCTAAAGAAGAAAGCGCTTTAATTACAGCATACAATAACTTGGCTGCTCCTGATGTAACTCGAAAAGAAATTGACCGTATTTATTCCATTAATAATGCTAACTATGTACCCTTTTCGCCTACCTTGAATTTCTATGCTCAACAACTGATGTATTATTTTCGTGTCAAAGATTACGGGGAAATGCTTGTTCGCAATCAAACCCATTTTACGCCATGGTCTATTCGAGTTTATATCCTGGGTCACGCTATCGCCTTAAGATATGCTCGTTTATCCTATGAATTAAAACAATTAGCTACTGACAAAAATTATCAATCAGATAACCCTGATTTGAGTACTTTAAAAATCTCCTTACAAAATAAAAATCAACCTCTTTCAAGCAATACCCTACTTGATTTGGCAAACCGCTATCATGCCCAAGCTTATTCTATAGAGCTATTTACTTTTCATTACTATTCCGATCATTTTGCTACAGGACATATGTCCATGATCGGCGATTTACGTGTCGTATTAAAAGAGCGTTTTGGGATATGGGGCAATATTCTGGCTAATAATCTTCATGATGAAGTAAATCGTGTTGGAGTTTATACAGTAAGACCCTATGACCCAACTCCTAATACGACAGAAGCCCCTTCTCGAGCTCGTGGGGATGGAAAATTTGATACATGCCTTAATCAATTTAACCGTTTAGCTTGCTTAAATGGTATGACCGCATCACTAAAAGACATCAATCAAGTATTATCTGGAAGTGAAATACCGGAGCAAAAAGATTTTGGCGGTTTGGTGCATATGCCCGACGTTGATTTTAACTCAAGACAACATCAACCACTGCTGGTTTTAAGTAAAGGAAAAGTATATTACCGCAACAATCTCAGTAAAATTGAAATACTTTCTCCTACAGAATATGAACAGCTCAGACAAAATCCTGAAAAACATGGGTATAAGGAGCTAACCAATAAATGGGCTGCGTTTAAATTAGTTACCAAACTTCGCCTCTTTCCTTATCTTTATGACGGCTCAGTTATGCCTGTTTCAGATGAAAGGCTCGCTGAAATTATCGCAGATGAAAAACGAAGAAATCCGCAACGAGCTCCCATCCCCACACCAACATGCCTTCCAGAAAACGAGCCAACTGTATTTGATTGGCGAACAAAAGCGAGCTGGCGTAATAACAAAGACTCGCTGGATATTTTGGATGGGTTAAAAAAGCACAGTATTTTGGGAGCGAAACAAGCTCCTTCGGCCATTCAAGAGGAAGAAGAGGTTCAGTTGAATTTGGGAGTCTGA
- a CDS encoding pirin family protein produces the protein MKAIEVEQLIQGTLIREGGGVKLRRYIGADKTNHFEPILLFDYFDSTDPLDYLAGFPPHPHRGFETITYLLEGTITHEDNKGNKGVINAGGVQWMTAGKGIIHSEMPSSSTGRLHGLQLWLNLPAAEKWQEPRYQEKSSDQLPIEVMESGATIKVIAGTIDQGLSSPIVEIATRPLFLDIILPANEAIQQTIPDDYQAILFVIEGIVNIGGQQVSAGTLASLTNGERIQIEGKDNQNRNHCLLIAAAKLHEPIVRYGPFVMNTQEEIMQAMHDFRTGHF, from the coding sequence ATGAAGGCAATAGAAGTAGAGCAGTTGATCCAGGGAACATTAATACGGGAAGGTGGGGGTGTTAAGTTACGTCGGTATATAGGTGCTGATAAAACCAATCATTTTGAACCTATACTGCTTTTTGATTATTTTGACAGTACAGATCCATTGGATTATCTTGCCGGATTTCCGCCTCATCCACATCGTGGATTTGAAACAATTACTTATCTGCTGGAGGGAACCATTACCCATGAAGACAATAAGGGCAACAAAGGAGTAATCAATGCAGGTGGCGTGCAATGGATGACTGCTGGAAAAGGGATTATTCATTCGGAAATGCCCTCGTCGTCAACTGGTCGTTTGCATGGTTTGCAGTTGTGGCTAAATTTGCCTGCAGCAGAAAAATGGCAAGAGCCTCGTTATCAGGAAAAATCATCGGATCAATTACCTATTGAGGTCATGGAATCAGGTGCAACCATCAAAGTAATAGCAGGAACTATTGATCAAGGATTGAGCTCACCCATTGTTGAAATTGCGACGCGACCTTTATTTCTTGATATTATTCTCCCAGCCAATGAAGCTATCCAACAAACGATTCCCGATGATTATCAAGCTATCCTTTTTGTCATTGAAGGCATTGTGAATATAGGAGGACAGCAAGTTAGCGCAGGGACTTTAGCTAGCCTGACAAACGGCGAAAGAATACAAATAGAGGGCAAAGACAATCAAAATAGAAATCATTGTTTATTGATAGCTGCGGCTAAACTTCATGAACCTATTGTTCGATACGGTCCTTTTGTAATGAATACCCAGGAAGAAATTATGCAGGCAATGCATGATTTTCGTACAGGACATTTTTAG
- a CDS encoding patatin-like phospholipase family protein: protein MSLEVESKPHGNNPYANRFDNLPPKAQGRFPRVAYVLQGGGSLGAYQFGVVKGLLEAGYEPDWIAATSIGAIQAAIIVGNPPEKRIEKLERFWDEIAPGNFFDFLGESEITLDFYNKLSAAFALLFGQPEFFFPKWCTGTIPLWGDPTTLSYYDTTPLRKTLLDLIDFDLLNSCPIRLSLGAVQISNGHLIYFNNINYRIEVDHIMASAALPPGFPAVNIDGELYWDGGVHSNTPLEVILEAIPAENTLCFLIDCFGGRSFIPKSMSEIEERRKDISYGTHAQRTIYNYLQRQKMRNSMMELSCILTDEQKKKGAHLLDIGSPHHCTLVHLAYSSRIVKAASKDYNFGRVVIRKRMDSGYLDAKAVLAEESQWGYLPEDGKSRLYESPNNLSRLFRKRKKEVF from the coding sequence ATGAGTTTGGAAGTGGAATCTAAACCGCACGGTAATAATCCCTATGCCAATCGCTTTGATAACTTACCACCCAAGGCTCAAGGACGTTTCCCTCGAGTGGCTTATGTGTTGCAAGGCGGTGGATCACTGGGAGCCTATCAATTTGGAGTAGTTAAAGGACTTCTTGAAGCCGGATATGAACCAGACTGGATTGCAGCAACTTCTATTGGTGCTATACAGGCTGCGATTATTGTAGGGAATCCCCCTGAAAAACGTATTGAAAAACTCGAAAGATTTTGGGATGAAATTGCGCCGGGTAATTTTTTCGATTTTCTAGGCGAGTCCGAAATTACTTTAGATTTTTATAATAAATTAAGCGCCGCTTTTGCTTTATTATTTGGTCAGCCCGAGTTTTTTTTTCCAAAATGGTGCACTGGAACAATTCCTTTATGGGGTGATCCAACGACTCTAAGCTATTATGATACGACTCCTCTTCGCAAAACGCTGCTGGATCTTATTGATTTTGATCTGTTGAATTCTTGCCCCATTCGCTTAAGCCTTGGTGCCGTTCAAATCAGCAATGGTCATTTAATCTATTTTAATAATATCAATTATCGTATAGAGGTTGATCACATTATGGCAAGTGCTGCTTTACCTCCAGGCTTTCCTGCAGTTAATATTGATGGGGAGTTATATTGGGATGGCGGCGTTCATTCTAACACCCCACTAGAAGTTATTCTGGAGGCCATTCCAGCAGAAAATACGTTGTGTTTTCTAATTGATTGTTTTGGTGGACGATCGTTTATTCCCAAAAGCATGAGTGAGATTGAAGAGAGAAGAAAAGATATTTCATATGGAACCCATGCGCAACGCACTATTTATAATTATTTGCAGAGACAAAAAATGCGAAATTCAATGATGGAATTGAGCTGTATTTTAACGGATGAGCAAAAGAAGAAGGGCGCTCATTTGTTAGATATTGGAAGCCCGCATCATTGTACTTTGGTTCATTTGGCTTACAGTTCAAGAATAGTAAAAGCCGCATCAAAGGATTACAACTTTGGCCGCGTAGTCATTAGGAAGCGAATGGACTCAGGGTACTTGGATGCCAAGGCTGTGCTGGCAGAAGAATCTCAATGGGGTTATTTACCTGAGGATGGAAAAAGCCGATTATATGAGTCACCCAATAATCTTTCTCGATTGTTTCGAAAGCGAAAAAAAGAGGTATTTTAG
- a CDS encoding HlyD family secretion protein, with amino-acid sequence MKEKFATWYKIAIKQIRLFFSYSIPVFFKKAKNYINLPIIVVGLALIIGLFHLFSYLIPFTDNAFVVTNVTPVAADVSGFITEIYVKNGQKVKKNDPIFSVYRVPYELAYQQAKADYKEGIKKIDVFQKQIERTVALIKATDAELEKAQFALGLKKNKNVAEAVSILELKNLGYDVSTLSNKRNALQQEVAVLQARIEQQRHTVASLKAKMDNAKVNLDLTIVRAPGDGVIDNMYVSPNTPIEIHKPVFSFIDTANYYIQANFNETDLRNVRQGDKAYIILRMYYFDKIFHGVVVNSLWAAERQTTAPKSQIQVVANQNEWLLLPQRFPLQIKILDPDPDYPLNPGASAYVYISTKR; translated from the coding sequence GTGAAAGAGAAGTTTGCCACATGGTATAAAATAGCAATTAAACAAATTCGGCTTTTCTTTAGTTATTCTATTCCTGTGTTTTTTAAAAAAGCCAAAAATTACATTAATCTTCCCATCATTGTCGTTGGCTTGGCTCTTATTATTGGCCTTTTTCATTTATTTTCCTATTTAATCCCTTTTACTGATAATGCGTTTGTTGTAACTAATGTGACTCCTGTAGCTGCTGATGTATCTGGTTTTATTACTGAAATCTATGTCAAGAATGGTCAGAAAGTAAAAAAGAACGATCCTATATTTAGTGTTTACCGGGTTCCTTATGAGTTGGCTTATCAACAAGCAAAGGCTGATTATAAGGAGGGGATAAAGAAAATAGACGTATTTCAAAAGCAGATTGAAAGAACGGTTGCATTGATTAAAGCAACGGATGCTGAACTTGAAAAAGCCCAGTTTGCTCTTGGCCTTAAAAAAAATAAGAATGTGGCTGAAGCGGTATCTATTCTTGAATTAAAAAATCTTGGTTATGATGTTTCTACGCTAAGTAATAAAAGAAATGCTCTGCAACAGGAAGTGGCGGTTTTGCAAGCCAGGATTGAACAACAAAGACATACTGTCGCCAGCCTTAAGGCAAAAATGGATAATGCCAAGGTTAATCTTGATTTAACCATTGTCAGAGCTCCTGGTGATGGGGTGATAGATAATATGTATGTCTCTCCAAATACCCCTATCGAGATCCATAAACCGGTGTTTTCTTTTATAGATACTGCAAATTATTATATCCAGGCTAATTTTAATGAAACGGACTTACGAAACGTACGCCAAGGTGATAAAGCGTATATCATTTTGCGTATGTATTATTTTGACAAAATATTTCATGGGGTTGTTGTCAACTCGTTATGGGCTGCTGAACGGCAAACTACTGCCCCAAAGAGTCAAATTCAGGTCGTTGCAAATCAAAATGAATGGCTGTTGCTTCCTCAGCGATTTCCATTACAAATCAAAATATTGGATCCCGATCCTGACTATCCTTTAAATCCTGGTGCCAGTGCTTATGTTTATATCTCAACTAAAAGATAA
- a CDS encoding FUSC family protein, whose amino-acid sequence MRGWLGVQAFSYLELRCIQISTVFAFTIFVQEWLRYPRAGWTGFAVMMIYAGFDNGTTIFRTYHRFLGVLLGLFTGYLLWFIGHLDYRTLILIMPLMVFFAFFLVGRAYSVPTVFTVNVSVIGSGYFSTEDTLPVFYFIIDYTVCTLIAFTIILGFEYFWFRHYGLMQRFIKSTQAEVIDDLYRLVRLLNQGKIKKTEWFQACIKLTDSLFEVNKLITNSQFLISSEHAVGDEFNQFVELANRIFIGLKALYMAYYTKHYHTFNYYQLFQQVQKDLVHLKDFVAGEQTIDLSEGVKNATSG is encoded by the coding sequence ATGCGCGGATGGTTAGGGGTTCAAGCATTTTCTTATCTTGAGCTGCGCTGTATTCAGATCAGTACGGTCTTTGCCTTTACTATTTTTGTCCAGGAATGGTTGCGTTATCCACGGGCAGGGTGGACGGGCTTTGCTGTCATGATGATTTATGCCGGCTTTGATAATGGAACAACCATATTCAGGACGTATCATCGGTTTTTAGGGGTCCTTTTAGGCTTATTCACCGGATATTTATTGTGGTTTATAGGTCATCTGGATTATCGAACGTTAATTCTGATTATGCCCTTAATGGTCTTTTTTGCTTTTTTTCTGGTAGGAAGGGCATACAGTGTTCCCACTGTATTTACTGTCAATGTGTCTGTAATTGGCTCAGGCTACTTTAGCACGGAAGATACCCTTCCAGTCTTCTATTTTATTATTGATTATACGGTTTGCACTTTGATTGCCTTTACTATTATTCTGGGTTTTGAATACTTTTGGTTTAGGCATTATGGGCTGATGCAGCGATTTATCAAGAGTACTCAGGCTGAAGTGATTGATGATCTTTACAGGCTGGTTCGCTTGTTAAATCAGGGTAAAATAAAAAAAACAGAGTGGTTCCAAGCTTGTATCAAGTTGACTGACAGCTTGTTTGAGGTCAATAAGCTCATAACAAATTCCCAGTTTTTAATCAGTTCAGAACATGCCGTTGGGGATGAATTTAATCAGTTTGTGGAACTGGCCAATCGAATTTTTATTGGCCTGAAAGCTTTATATATGGCTTATTATACCAAACATTATCATACGTTTAATTATTATCAATTATTTCAACAGGTTCAAAAAGATTTGGTGCACTTAAAAGATTTTGTTGCAGGAGAGCAAACAATTGACCTTAGCGAGGGAGTAAAGAATGCTACGTCCGGTTAA
- a CDS encoding TolC family protein, translated as MLRPVKIILLSVFLVGCYSEPYHRPNVEVINKWSVTDKNVKNIDSKNIPYMAWWRDFKDPTLNQLIERGLLSNTSLGMSRGSIEAAEGELKKIRYQWAPTLDLMTGYSRNPATGFPGVLIVFIPNYTINIINQIREQKQAKYTLAQVKAEDDALKLTIISQIAASYFTYLAEIERKEFLQTLANDLTQLAKVARKVYQGGLSSEIEPEELYSQVNLIQGELEVTERNIIISRNAIRYLLNQNPGEIKTVKKLLQLKNHNLIPGSLPLTVLENRPDMQVAENRLRASHEGIGVAESNLLPTIQLDYIGGLAAGDSRYALPKKTVKFNDQLLKAPIIDMPVLGAVAKAKGVNKVSYFNYIDTLQKALRDTTNALSENERLTNKLKQTAFAQKHLAKAYNLNDRLYQTGIQSYIVTLSSKISLDKINISLNQDKLQELLSIVRLYQELAGGYRANLESEIKSSV; from the coding sequence ATGCTACGTCCGGTTAAAATCATTTTATTATCAGTCTTTTTAGTCGGATGCTATAGTGAGCCCTATCACAGACCCAATGTTGAAGTGATTAACAAATGGTCTGTAACGGACAAGAATGTTAAAAATATTGACAGCAAGAATATTCCTTATATGGCTTGGTGGCGTGATTTTAAAGACCCCACTCTCAACCAACTGATTGAAAGAGGATTGCTTTCCAATACAAGCCTTGGTATGTCAAGAGGGAGCATTGAAGCGGCAGAGGGAGAGCTTAAAAAAATTCGTTATCAGTGGGCACCTACTCTGGATCTTATGACCGGTTATTCAAGAAATCCGGCAACTGGGTTTCCTGGCGTTCTGATTGTTTTTATTCCAAATTATACCATAAATATCATCAATCAAATTAGAGAGCAAAAACAGGCAAAATATACCCTTGCTCAGGTAAAAGCTGAAGACGATGCTCTCAAACTAACTATTATTTCACAAATAGCAGCAAGTTATTTCACCTATCTTGCAGAAATAGAACGCAAAGAATTTTTACAGACCTTAGCCAATGATCTTACTCAGCTGGCAAAGGTTGCCAGGAAAGTTTACCAGGGAGGGTTAAGTTCTGAAATTGAGCCGGAAGAATTGTATAGTCAGGTCAATTTGATACAAGGTGAACTGGAAGTAACAGAGCGTAATATCATTATAAGTCGCAATGCTATCCGTTATTTACTAAACCAAAATCCAGGCGAAATAAAAACGGTTAAGAAATTATTACAACTTAAAAATCATAATTTAATACCTGGTTCTTTACCGTTAACGGTTCTTGAAAACCGGCCTGATATGCAAGTGGCTGAAAACCGTTTGCGTGCTTCCCATGAAGGAATTGGCGTTGCAGAAAGTAATCTTTTACCAACAATACAGTTAGATTACATAGGTGGTTTGGCTGCTGGAGATAGCCGCTACGCGTTACCTAAAAAAACAGTGAAATTTAATGATCAGTTGTTGAAAGCACCTATTATTGATATGCCTGTTTTAGGTGCAGTAGCGAAGGCTAAAGGTGTAAATAAGGTTTCTTATTTTAATTATATTGATACTTTACAAAAAGCATTAAGAGATACGACCAATGCATTATCAGAGAATGAGCGTTTAACTAACAAGCTCAAACAGACAGCTTTTGCTCAAAAACATTTGGCAAAAGCATATAATTTGAATGATAGGTTGTATCAGACAGGTATTCAAAGTTATATAGTAACCTTAAGCAGCAAAATTTCGCTTGATAAAATCAATATCAGTTTAAATCAGGATAAACTGCAAGAGTTACTAAGCATCGTTCGGTTATATCAAGAACTGGCCGGAGGTTATCGCGCCAATTTAGAGTCTGAAATAAAGTCTTCCGTCTGA